From one Rosa rugosa chromosome 4, drRosRugo1.1, whole genome shotgun sequence genomic stretch:
- the LOC133743369 gene encoding probable auxin efflux carrier component 1c, whose protein sequence is MITLSDFYHVMTAVVPLYVAMVLAYGSVKWWKIFTPDQCSGINRFVALFAVPLLSFHFISSNNPYAMNTRFLAADTLQKLIVLAVLAVWSKVSKRGCLEWTITLFSVSTLPNTLVMGIPLLKGMYGDFSGSLMVQIVVLQCIIWYTLMLFMFEYRGARLLISEQFPDTAGSIVSIHVDSDIMSLDGRQPLETEAEIKEDGKLHVTVRKSNASRSDIYSRRSHSQGLSSSTPRPSNLTNAEIYSLQSSRNPTPRGSSFNHTDFYSMMAAGRNSNFGSSDVFGGPLTASRGPTPRPSNYEDDGGAAVGAAAAGSNKPRYHYQGGGNNTTAHYPAPNPGMFSPTTAASKNVVAPKRPNGNGPNGPAAQDGGRDLHMFVWSSSASPVSDVFGSNEYGAAGHDQKEVKLAVSPGKVEGRRENQEEYMVERDEFSFGNRVVDQMNMNEGEKVDVNKAKVMPPTSVMTRLILIMVWRKLIRNPNTYSSLIGLTWSLVSFRWHLEMPAIIAKSIAILSDAGLGMAMFSLGLFMALQPRIIACGNSIAAFTMAVRFLTGPAVMAAASIAVGLRGTLLHVAIVQAALPQGIVPFVFAKEYNVHPDILSTGVIFGMLVALPITLVYYILLGL, encoded by the exons ATGATCACATTATCCGACTTCTACCACGTCATGACGGCGGTGGTTCCGCTATACGTGGCCATGGTCTTGGCCTACGGCTCCGTCAAGTGGTGGAAGATCTTCACCCCCGACCAGTGCTCCGGCATCAACCGTTTCGTCGCCCTCTTCGCCGTTCCCTTACTCTCCTTCCACTTCATCTCCTCCAACAACCCTTACGCCATGAACACCCGCTTCCTCGCCGCTGACACTCTCCAGAAGCTGATCGTCCTCGCCGTCCTCGCCGTCTGGTCCAAAGTCAGCAAACGCGGCTGCCTCGAGTGGACCATCACCCTCTTCTCCGTCTCCACTCTCCCCAACACCCTCGTCATGGGAATCCCGCTCCTCAAAGGAATGTACGGCGACTTCTCCGGCAGCCTCATGGTCCAAATCGTCGTCCTCCAGTGCATTATCTGGTACACATTGATGCTCTTCATGTTCGAATACCGCGGCGCCCGGCTCCTCATCTCCGAGCAGTTCCCCGACACCGCCGGCTCCATCGTCTCCATCCATGTCGACTCCGATATCATGTCCTTGGACGGCAGACAACCTCTCGAGACCGAAGCCGAAATCAAAGAAGACGGCAAGCTCCACGTAACTGTTAGAAAATCCAACGCCTCAAGGTCTGACATTTACTCCAGAAGGTCTCATTCTCAAGGGCTCTCCTCCAGTACTCCCCGCCCCTCCAATCTCACCAATGCAGAGATTTACTCGCTACAATCATCCAGAAACCCTACTCCCAGAGGTTCCAGCTTCAACCACACTGACTTTTACTCCATGATGGCCGCCGGCCGGAACTCGAATTTCGGGTCCTCCGACGTTTTCGGAGGGCCGTTGACGGCGTCGAGAGGCCCGACGCCAAGGCCGTCGAATTACGAGGACGACGGCGGCGCCGCCGTGGGTGCTGCTGCAGCTGGCAGCAACAAGCCGAGGTATCATTACCAAGGAGGAGGGAACAATACAACAGCGCATTACCCGGCGCCGAATCCGGGAATGTTCTCGCCTACCACGGCGGCCTCTAAGAACGTTGTCGCTCCCAAGAGGCCTAATGGAAATGGGCCTAATGGGCCGGCGGCTCAGGACGGCGGTAGGGATCTTCATATGTTTGTCTGGAGCTCCAGTGCTTCTCCTGTCTCTGATGTGTTTGGTAGCAATGAATATGGGGCCGCTGGTCATGATCAGAAAGAAGTCAAATTGGCCGTTTCTCCGGGAAAAG TGGAGGGTAGAAGAGAGAACCAAGAAGAGTACATGGTGGAGAGAGATGAGTTCAGCTTTGGGAACAGAGTCGTGGATCAGATGAACATGAATGAGGGTGAGAAAGTGGATGTGAATAAGGCCAAAGTGATGCCTCCGACGAGTGTGATGACGAGGCTGATTCTCATCATGGTCTGGAGAAAATTGATCAGAAACCCAAACACTTACTCAAGCTTGATCGGCCTCACTTGGTCTCTGGTATCCTTCAG GTGGCATCTAGAAATGCCGGCAATCATAGCGAAGTCGATAGCCATTCTATCAGACGCAGGGCTTGGGATGGCCATGTTCAGTCTTG GTCTGTTTATGGCTTTACAACCAAGGATCATAGCATGTGGAAATTCCATTGCAGCTTTTACTATGGCTGTGAGATTCCTTACAGGTCCAGCTGTCATGGCAGCTGCTTCCATTGCTGTTGGCCTTAGGGGCACTCTCTTACATGTTGCCATTGTCCAG GCAGCTCTACCCCAAGGAATTGTCCCCTTTGTCTTTGCTAAGGAATACAACGTACACCCTGATATTCTCAGCACGGG AGTTATATTCGGCATGTTGGTCGCGTTGCCCATTACGCTTGTCTACTACATATTGCTGGGGCTATGA